A portion of the Acidisoma sp. PAMC 29798 genome contains these proteins:
- a CDS encoding response regulator, with product MRILVVEDDLIIGSLISEMLVELGHEVCGLETTEMAAIAAASRDKPQLMIVDRQLREGDGTSTMRAVLRAGPVAYIFMTGERRVADNPDAVMLYKPFREVDLRVAIERAVSRR from the coding sequence TTGCGTATTCTCGTCGTTGAGGATGATCTTATCATCGGATCACTGATCTCGGAGATGCTTGTAGAGCTCGGACATGAAGTTTGCGGTCTAGAAACAACAGAAATGGCCGCCATCGCGGCTGCGTCTCGCGATAAGCCGCAACTCATGATCGTCGATCGCCAGTTGCGCGAAGGAGACGGAACCTCCACCATGAGGGCTGTTCTCCGCGCTGGCCCGGTTGCTTATATTTTCATGACTGGCGAGCGCAGGGTCGCCGACAACCCCGACGCGGTCATGCTCTACAAGCCGTTTCGAGAGGTGGACCTGCGCGTTGCTATCGAGCGCGCTGTGTCAAGGCGTTGA
- a CDS encoding PRC-barrel domain-containing protein: MLLVAAAFKGYAIKAQDGKIGVVADFLFDDRSWKLRWLVIDTGSWLSARKVLVHPSAIVKSDYDREELAVALTMTQVEESPDISADAPVSRQMELSLYDYYGWNPIWGGGGLLATGDGIGAGAIGSPLSSPPFFTANTASSSEEDEHLDPHLRSVSAVIGYHVHATDGTIGHIENLLIDDKAWAVQYMIIDTKNWWPGKHVLLSPYAVSGVSWEDREIRLNVLREKVKTAPPWNPDAMIEQAYAEGLHHHYNWPGQSLY; this comes from the coding sequence ATGCTGTTGGTCGCCGCGGCGTTCAAAGGTTACGCCATCAAGGCCCAAGACGGAAAAATCGGTGTCGTTGCTGATTTCCTATTCGATGACCGGAGCTGGAAGCTACGCTGGCTCGTGATCGACACAGGGAGCTGGCTGTCGGCGCGTAAAGTGCTTGTTCACCCATCCGCGATCGTCAAGTCAGATTACGATCGGGAGGAACTCGCGGTCGCGCTGACAATGACTCAAGTCGAAGAAAGTCCTGATATCAGCGCTGACGCCCCTGTATCACGGCAGATGGAACTCAGCCTCTATGATTACTACGGCTGGAACCCGATCTGGGGTGGCGGCGGCTTACTTGCGACGGGCGACGGAATAGGCGCCGGCGCGATCGGTTCTCCGCTATCGTCACCGCCATTTTTTACGGCCAACACGGCGTCTTCAAGCGAAGAAGACGAACATCTGGATCCACACCTCCGCAGTGTGTCAGCGGTCATCGGCTACCATGTCCACGCGACCGACGGTACCATCGGTCACATCGAGAATCTTCTGATCGACGATAAGGCCTGGGCCGTTCAATACATGATCATCGACACCAAAAACTGGTGGCCTGGCAAGCACGTGCTGCTGTCACCCTACGCCGTGAGCGGAGTCAGTTGGGAAGACCGCGAGATCAGGCTCAATGTCCTGCGCGAGAAGGTCAAGACCGCGCCGCCATGGAATCCTGACGCCATGATTGAGCAGGCCTATGCTGAGGGGCTGCATCACCATTACAACTGGCCCGGCCAGAGCCTGTACTAA
- a CDS encoding zinc-dependent alcohol dehydrogenase family protein, producing MHAMVLKRLRSPLELTEFPDRAPGPGEIRVKVGACGVCRTDLHVVDGELPDPQVPMIPGHEIVGRIDALGLGVEGLRLGERVGIPWLGHTCGVCSYCTSKHENLCDHTLFTGYTRDGGFATSTIADARFAFPLGEDGSDEELAPLLCAGLIGWRSLTIAGEGKAIGLYGFGAAAHILAQVAVWQGRRVFAFTRPGDAANQAFARSLGASWAGGSDEMPPEPLDAAIIFATLGDLVPPALKAVRKGGRVVCAGIHMSDIPAFPYRLLWEERQLVSVANLTRQDGVTFLKLAPTIGIRTKTTPYPLVQANEALVDLRAGRFEGAAVLIP from the coding sequence ATGCACGCCATGGTTCTGAAGCGGTTACGCTCCCCTCTGGAGCTGACCGAGTTTCCCGACCGCGCGCCGGGCCCGGGCGAGATCCGAGTGAAGGTTGGTGCCTGCGGGGTCTGCCGCACGGATCTGCACGTCGTGGATGGCGAACTCCCGGATCCACAGGTGCCCATGATACCCGGTCACGAAATCGTCGGCCGGATCGATGCTCTGGGCTTGGGCGTCGAGGGGCTGCGCCTTGGCGAGCGCGTCGGCATCCCCTGGCTCGGCCATACCTGCGGCGTCTGCTCCTATTGCACCAGTAAGCACGAAAATCTGTGCGACCACACACTTTTTACCGGCTACACCCGCGACGGCGGCTTCGCGACCTCCACGATCGCCGATGCGCGCTTCGCCTTCCCCCTGGGCGAGGATGGCAGCGATGAGGAACTCGCGCCCTTGCTCTGCGCCGGTTTGATCGGCTGGAGGTCGCTCACCATCGCGGGAGAGGGCAAGGCCATCGGCCTTTACGGCTTTGGCGCCGCTGCCCATATCCTGGCGCAGGTCGCCGTATGGCAGGGCCGCAGGGTCTTCGCTTTCACCCGGCCCGGAGACGCAGCCAATCAGGCTTTCGCCCGCAGCCTGGGTGCGAGCTGGGCCGGCGGTTCCGACGAAATGCCGCCGGAGCCGCTCGATGCCGCGATCATTTTCGCGACCCTCGGTGATCTGGTGCCACCGGCTTTGAAGGCGGTCCGCAAGGGCGGTCGCGTCGTCTGCGCCGGCATCCACATGAGCGACATTCCAGCCTTCCCCTATCGCCTGTTGTGGGAAGAGCGGCAGCTTGTCTCGGTCGCCAACCTCACGCGGCAGGACGGCGTGACCTTTCTCAAACTCGCGCCCACAATCGGTATCCGGACCAAGACGACCCCCTATCCGCTTGTGCAGGCTAACGAGGCCCTGGTGGATCTGCGGGCGGGTCGATTTGAAGGCGCTGCCGTACTCATTCCATAG
- a CDS encoding mechanosensitive ion channel family protein, with protein MAGAIVGVGFLVTRFTLRHRPVGQFLCQLATVIGFTAVLVSAGVIPIRPTPVMDLTLTYLIISFFKIVWWLGAAWLVAGFVHAALIFQRKPVETQFLQDVCSGFIYVSAVFGIIAYVFDTPISGLLAASGVLAIVLGLALQSTLGDVFSGVVLNLAKPYRSGDWITIDGGLAGRIIETNWRATQILTQSNDLAVVPNSILAKAKIVNASKPAGAHGVTISVRLDPVMAPSNAVAVLETAMLNCTQILRVPAPAVAIQSLDAIAMQCELQFFVSAIESGANAQNEVFDRIFRHCASAGIRLAPPTGSALALPPQDRSPDIDDVPRRMLDRLSVFASLSDDERLALAPKMTRKVYKSGDVLIEQGAISPALFILYSGVLVVLKKHEDKESEVFRLAPGECFGQASVLTGAPNSFRVTALIKSVAYEILREDLGPVLQHRPAIAAELGRIIAKREANGASLLHAGDDARKPVAGLAKRLAGRIKTLFGLESPME; from the coding sequence TTGGCCGGTGCGATCGTGGGGGTCGGCTTTTTGGTAACGCGGTTCACGCTTCGCCATAGGCCGGTCGGACAATTCTTATGCCAATTGGCGACCGTCATTGGCTTCACGGCAGTGCTCGTCTCTGCCGGCGTCATCCCGATCAGGCCGACCCCGGTCATGGATCTGACCCTCACCTACCTCATCATAAGCTTCTTCAAGATCGTGTGGTGGCTCGGGGCAGCCTGGCTGGTGGCGGGTTTTGTCCACGCGGCCCTCATTTTCCAACGCAAACCGGTGGAAACGCAGTTCCTACAGGACGTTTGCTCGGGTTTCATTTACGTGAGCGCGGTGTTTGGCATCATCGCCTATGTCTTCGATACGCCCATCAGCGGCTTGCTGGCGGCGTCGGGCGTGCTTGCCATCGTTCTTGGACTAGCGCTTCAAAGCACATTGGGGGACGTGTTTTCCGGCGTCGTCCTCAATCTCGCGAAGCCGTATCGGTCTGGCGATTGGATCACCATCGACGGCGGTTTAGCAGGGCGAATTATCGAGACCAACTGGCGGGCAACGCAGATCTTGACTCAATCGAATGATCTTGCGGTCGTCCCCAACAGCATCCTCGCCAAAGCCAAGATCGTTAACGCAAGCAAGCCTGCGGGTGCCCATGGCGTTACCATCTCCGTCAGGCTCGATCCGGTGATGGCACCGTCGAATGCCGTAGCGGTGTTGGAGACGGCGATGTTGAATTGCACACAGATTTTACGAGTGCCCGCACCGGCAGTGGCGATCCAGTCGTTGGACGCGATCGCGATGCAATGCGAATTGCAGTTCTTTGTGTCTGCCATAGAGAGCGGCGCTAATGCTCAGAATGAGGTCTTTGATCGGATCTTCAGGCATTGCGCTTCGGCTGGCATCCGGCTGGCGCCTCCGACAGGAAGCGCATTGGCTCTACCACCTCAAGATCGATCGCCGGACATCGATGATGTGCCACGCCGAATGCTGGACCGCCTGTCGGTCTTCGCGTCGTTGTCGGATGACGAGCGACTTGCTCTTGCGCCCAAGATGACGCGCAAGGTCTACAAGTCGGGAGACGTGCTGATCGAACAGGGGGCGATATCCCCGGCATTGTTCATTCTTTATTCTGGCGTTCTCGTGGTGCTGAAGAAGCATGAAGACAAAGAAAGTGAAGTGTTTCGGCTCGCGCCTGGCGAATGTTTTGGTCAGGCGAGCGTCTTGACGGGCGCTCCCAATAGTTTTCGGGTCACCGCTCTTATAAAGTCAGTCGCCTATGAGATACTGCGGGAGGATCTGGGGCCGGTTCTCCAGCATCGTCCGGCCATTGCCGCTGAACTTGGCAGGATTATCGCAAAGCGGGAGGCCAACGGGGCCAGTCTGCTCCACGCAGGCGATGACGCCCGAAAGCCCGTCGCGGGCCTGGCAAAGCGGCTGGCAGGCCGCATAAAGACGCTTTTCGGTCTCGAGTCCCCTATGGAATGA
- a CDS encoding nucleotide exchange factor GrpE, with translation MIAPTPEPAEEIAKLRDRWMRAEAEIANVLTRARRDVDEARLYAIQKFATDMVEGVETLQRGLDTLPAPKPGEPALLTTLRDGFSAVERNFCAMLKRNGVEREVSAGRLFDANLHQAMAEEENEYLPPGAVIRTLSSGWLLHGRLLRPAMVVVAKAPAPARTNTTR, from the coding sequence ATGATCGCACCGACGCCGGAGCCGGCCGAAGAGATCGCCAAGCTTCGCGACCGGTGGATGCGCGCGGAAGCCGAGATCGCCAACGTCCTTACCCGAGCCCGCCGCGATGTCGATGAGGCTCGCCTCTACGCCATTCAGAAATTCGCGACGGACATGGTCGAGGGCGTCGAGACTCTGCAGCGTGGTCTCGATACGCTACCAGCACCAAAACCCGGTGAACCCGCTCTTTTGACGACTCTCCGCGATGGATTCAGCGCGGTCGAACGCAATTTTTGCGCCATGCTGAAGCGAAATGGGGTCGAGCGCGAGGTGTCTGCGGGGCGTCTGTTCGATGCCAATCTCCACCAGGCGATGGCCGAGGAAGAAAACGAGTATTTGCCGCCGGGTGCCGTGATTCGCACCCTTTCATCCGGCTGGCTGTTGCATGGCCGTCTGCTCCGCCCGGCGATGGTCGTGGTGGCTAAGGCCCCCGCCCCCGCCCGCACGAATACAACCCGCTAA
- a CDS encoding NAD-dependent succinate-semialdehyde dehydrogenase — protein sequence MGYESVNPFNGKSLKTFETLTDKDLEAKLTIAAACFQTWRHKTYAERAVIVAKAAVLMHEQVETLAHTMTLEMGKRINEARGEVEFSSNILAYYAKNAETFLAPDELHPTIGEAHMECSPIGVIFGVEPWNFPYYQLARVAGPHLMAGNVLVVKHAACVPQCAIAFEKLWTDAGAPPGLYTNLLISHEQSDRVIDDPRIKGVALTGSVAAGRSIAARAGQNLKPSSMELGGSDAFIVLDDADLEHTMKWAVWGRMYNGGQTCCAAKRFIVVESVADAFLSKFKVALGALKAGDPLDEKTTLGPLSSESALVQLLEQVDVALAHGATLVMGGGRVDRAGSYMQPTILTDVAPENPAFRDEFFGPVAMFFRVKDEDAAIALANDSDFGLGGSVFTKDIARGRRVASRVETGMMFINNISWSDAELPFGGIKDSGYGRELGDMGIQEFVNKKLVRYAALEAPV from the coding sequence ATGGGCTATGAAAGCGTCAACCCGTTCAATGGCAAGAGTCTCAAGACCTTCGAAACGCTGACCGACAAAGACCTCGAAGCCAAACTGACCATCGCCGCCGCCTGCTTCCAGACATGGCGTCACAAGACCTATGCCGAGCGCGCGGTGATCGTCGCCAAGGCAGCCGTGCTCATGCATGAGCAGGTCGAAACCCTCGCGCATACGATGACCTTGGAGATGGGCAAGCGGATCAACGAGGCGCGCGGGGAGGTTGAGTTCAGTTCGAACATTCTCGCCTATTACGCCAAGAACGCCGAAACCTTCCTCGCGCCTGACGAGCTTCATCCCACGATCGGAGAAGCCCATATGGAATGCAGCCCGATCGGCGTGATCTTCGGCGTGGAGCCCTGGAACTTTCCCTATTACCAGCTCGCCCGCGTTGCAGGCCCGCATTTGATGGCGGGGAATGTGCTCGTCGTGAAGCACGCGGCCTGTGTGCCACAATGCGCCATCGCCTTCGAAAAGCTCTGGACCGATGCCGGCGCCCCCCCGGGCCTCTATACCAACCTGTTGATCTCGCACGAACAGTCCGACCGCGTCATTGACGATCCGCGCATCAAGGGAGTCGCCCTCACCGGCAGCGTCGCAGCCGGGCGAAGCATTGCAGCGCGCGCCGGCCAGAACCTGAAACCTTCCTCAATGGAGTTGGGCGGCAGCGACGCCTTTATCGTGCTGGACGACGCCGACCTCGAGCACACAATGAAATGGGCAGTATGGGGCCGGATGTATAATGGCGGCCAGACCTGTTGCGCCGCCAAACGCTTCATTGTCGTGGAAAGTGTCGCCGACGCATTCTTGTCAAAATTCAAGGTGGCGCTCGGTGCGTTGAAGGCCGGCGATCCCCTCGACGAAAAGACAACGCTCGGCCCGCTGTCTTCCGAATCGGCCCTTGTGCAACTTCTTGAGCAGGTCGATGTCGCCCTTGCTCATGGCGCCACACTCGTCATGGGAGGAGGACGCGTTGACCGGGCGGGAAGCTATATGCAACCGACGATCCTGACGGATGTGGCGCCTGAGAACCCGGCTTTCAGGGACGAGTTCTTTGGCCCCGTCGCCATGTTTTTTCGGGTCAAGGACGAGGATGCGGCGATTGCCCTCGCAAACGACTCCGATTTCGGCCTCGGCGGATCGGTCTTCACCAAGGACATCGCACGGGGCCGGCGCGTGGCGAGCCGCGTCGAAACCGGGATGATGTTCATCAACAACATCTCCTGGTCCGACGCGGAACTTCCCTTCGGCGGCATCAAAGACTCTGGCTATGGCCGTGAACTCGGCGACATGGGCATTCAGGAATTCGTGAACAAGAAGCTGGTTCGCTACGCGGCCCTCGAAGCGCCCGTCTGA
- a CDS encoding NAD(P) transhydrogenase subunit alpha, with the protein MSMYVNVAILKETHPHERRVALVPSVAAKLIKLGGRVHMQSHAADAIRLTDADFKDVVFIDDRDALLREADVVLAVQPPALDVVNAMKEGAILMSFIYAEKEPALVRRLLERKITCFAMERVPRISRAQAMDALSSQSALAGYYAVQLGATHLARILPKITTAAGAIGPAKVLVIGLGVAGLEAIATAHRLGAVVEGYDVRPETREQAQSLGAKFVETGIDARGEGGYARALNPQEATKVAAALTAHIQQSDLIITTAAIPGRPSPKLISSEQVAGMKAGAVIVDLSAEGGGNCEDTRPGETTRIGRITIVAPLNVPSLLAEDASELYAKNQYNLLALMMKDNVIAIDWKDEVLAKTALTHDGRLTDAETTPATKAA; encoded by the coding sequence ATGAGCATGTATGTCAACGTCGCCATACTGAAAGAGACGCACCCGCACGAGCGGCGCGTGGCGCTGGTGCCGTCTGTTGCTGCCAAGCTCATCAAACTCGGCGGCAGGGTGCACATGCAATCTCATGCCGCCGACGCTATTCGGCTGACGGATGCCGATTTCAAGGACGTGGTCTTCATAGACGACCGCGACGCGCTTCTGCGCGAAGCGGATGTCGTTCTGGCCGTGCAGCCACCCGCCCTCGATGTCGTCAATGCGATGAAGGAGGGCGCTATCCTGATGTCCTTCATCTATGCAGAGAAGGAGCCGGCGCTCGTGCGCCGGCTCCTGGAGCGAAAGATTACCTGCTTCGCGATGGAACGCGTTCCGCGCATCTCCAGGGCGCAGGCTATGGACGCCTTGTCCAGTCAATCGGCGCTCGCAGGCTATTACGCCGTGCAACTCGGCGCGACCCATCTCGCCCGAATTCTGCCCAAAATTACCACGGCGGCCGGTGCCATCGGTCCCGCGAAAGTGCTGGTGATAGGTCTGGGAGTGGCTGGGCTGGAGGCGATCGCGACGGCCCATCGCCTCGGCGCCGTCGTCGAAGGCTATGACGTCCGACCGGAGACGCGGGAACAAGCCCAGTCATTGGGCGCGAAGTTTGTCGAGACGGGCATTGATGCGCGTGGTGAGGGCGGCTACGCCCGCGCGCTCAATCCACAGGAGGCGACGAAGGTCGCGGCGGCCTTGACCGCACATATTCAGCAGTCGGACCTGATCATCACGACGGCCGCGATCCCCGGTCGTCCGTCGCCCAAGCTCATCAGCAGCGAGCAGGTCGCGGGCATGAAAGCGGGCGCAGTGATCGTCGATCTTTCGGCCGAGGGCGGCGGTAATTGCGAGGACACGCGGCCCGGTGAGACAACGCGTATCGGGCGTATCACCATCGTCGCGCCGTTGAACGTGCCGTCTCTGCTCGCGGAGGATGCGAGCGAGCTCTACGCGAAGAACCAATACAACCTGTTGGCGCTCATGATGAAGGACAACGTCATCGCCATCGACTGGAAGGATGAGGTTCTCGCCAAGACCGCACTCACCCATGACGGGCGGTTGACAGACGCGGAGACCACACCCGCCACCAAAGCCGCCTGA
- a CDS encoding NAD(P) transhydrogenase subunit alpha, with protein MPHQIVITGFVALYIFVLAAFAGWVIIGRVPAILHTPLMSGSNFVHGIVVVGGLYALLNASSVLEQTIGFFAVLLGAGNAAGGYAVTDRMLAMFQPSAEKSDGTLRKSE; from the coding sequence ATGCCACACCAGATCGTCATCACCGGCTTCGTCGCCTTGTATATCTTCGTGCTCGCGGCCTTCGCGGGTTGGGTGATCATCGGGCGCGTACCGGCGATCTTGCACACGCCGCTGATGTCGGGCTCGAACTTCGTGCATGGCATCGTGGTCGTTGGCGGCCTTTACGCCCTTCTCAATGCGAGCAGCGTGCTTGAGCAAACGATCGGGTTCTTCGCCGTTCTTTTGGGCGCGGGCAATGCGGCGGGCGGTTACGCTGTCACGGACCGCATGCTCGCGATGTTCCAGCCGAGCGCGGAAAAGTCCGACGGGACCCTCCGGAAGAGCGAGTAG
- a CDS encoding NAD(P)(+) transhydrogenase (Re/Si-specific) subunit beta, whose product MLTLLPQFTIRIADLAAAFLFMYGLKRMSSPVTAPSGIFVAGIGMAVAILATFLYIFNVSDAAKPFLAVNVVLAVVALLLGGAIAWWSGKRVAMTAMPQMVALYNGMGGGAAGAIAAIELFGQHTQGLATAVVTLLGALIGAVSLSGSLIAWAKLDGVLDKPLRFRGQQAFNALVLLMVILVGGYIVFAIQTATAPIIATRHLISLFFGLALIFGILMTLPIGGADMPVVISIYNAFTGMAVGLEGFVLQNPALMIAGMVVGAAGTLLTLLMAKAMNRSVANILFTNFGAIQTEQQGEMKGSLKPVDAADAGIFMRYASSLIIVPGYGLAVAQGQQKLYEFVKLLQAAGVSVRFAVHPVAGRMPGQMDVLLAEAGVPYDMIFQLEDINDDFATTDVTLVIGANDVVNPAARTEKTSPIFGMPILNADKARKVYVVKRGQGAGYAGIQNALFYGDNCDMVYGDAQAVLIKMIEAVRGLGLAAAA is encoded by the coding sequence ATGCTTACACTCCTTCCCCAATTCACCATCCGCATCGCCGATCTCGCGGCGGCCTTCCTCTTCATGTATGGCCTCAAGCGCATGTCTTCGCCGGTGACGGCGCCGTCAGGCATCTTCGTGGCCGGCATCGGCATGGCCGTCGCGATCCTCGCCACGTTCCTTTACATTTTCAACGTCAGCGACGCGGCGAAACCCTTCCTGGCCGTGAATGTGGTCTTGGCCGTCGTAGCGCTTCTCCTGGGTGGTGCCATCGCCTGGTGGAGCGGCAAGCGTGTCGCCATGACCGCCATGCCGCAGATGGTGGCGCTGTATAACGGCATGGGCGGCGGCGCCGCAGGGGCGATTGCCGCGATCGAGTTGTTCGGGCAACACACGCAGGGCCTGGCGACTGCCGTCGTGACCTTGCTCGGGGCGCTCATCGGCGCCGTATCGCTGTCGGGCTCGCTGATCGCCTGGGCCAAGCTTGACGGCGTTCTCGATAAACCGCTGCGGTTCAGGGGGCAGCAAGCCTTCAACGCTCTCGTGTTGCTGATGGTGATCCTGGTTGGGGGCTACATAGTCTTCGCCATCCAGACGGCTACGGCGCCGATCATCGCCACGCGACACCTCATTAGCCTGTTCTTCGGTCTGGCCTTGATCTTCGGCATTCTGATGACCCTGCCCATCGGCGGCGCCGACATGCCCGTCGTCATTTCCATCTACAACGCCTTCACCGGCATGGCCGTCGGGCTCGAAGGCTTCGTGCTGCAGAACCCCGCCCTCATGATCGCCGGCATGGTGGTCGGTGCCGCCGGCACGCTGCTGACGCTCCTAATGGCTAAGGCCATGAACCGATCCGTGGCCAATATTCTCTTCACGAACTTCGGCGCGATCCAAACGGAACAGCAAGGCGAGATGAAGGGCAGCCTCAAGCCCGTCGATGCGGCGGATGCGGGCATCTTCATGCGCTACGCCAGTTCCCTCATCATCGTGCCGGGCTATGGGCTCGCCGTCGCCCAAGGGCAGCAGAAGCTCTACGAATTCGTCAAGCTTCTACAAGCCGCCGGAGTCTCTGTACGCTTTGCAGTGCATCCAGTCGCTGGGCGGATGCCCGGCCAGATGGATGTGCTGCTCGCCGAAGCGGGTGTGCCCTACGACATGATCTTCCAGCTCGAAGACATCAACGATGATTTCGCCACCACCGACGTGACGCTGGTCATCGGCGCCAATGATGTCGTCAATCCCGCGGCGCGCACCGAGAAGACCTCGCCGATCTTCGGAATGCCGATCCTGAACGCCGACAAGGCGCGGAAAGTCTATGTCGTCAAACGCGGCCAGGGCGCGGGCTACGCCGGCATCCAGAATGCGCTGTTCTACGGCGACAATTGCGACATGGTCTATGGCGATGCGCAAGCGGTGCTGATCAAAATGATCGAAGCGGTCCGCGGTCTCGGTCTGGCCGCCGCCGCATAG
- a CDS encoding zinc-dependent alcohol dehydrogenase, whose protein sequence is MATTMHAAVVEHFGKPLVFQEWAIPTPGAGQIVVKTEACGVCHTDLHAANGDWPLKPTLPFIPGHEGIGRVVAVGAGVTIVKEGDRVGVPWLYSACGHCEHCLAAWETVCGEAQFGGYTKNGGFAEYILADPNYVAHIPAGLAPREAAPLICAGITTYKGIKVADVRPGEWIAISGAGGLGHLAIQYAKAMGLNVCAVDIDDGKLAHATRLGADLVVNARAPDAVEAVRNGTSGGAHGVLITAPSLGAFKQGIGMARKRGTCVLVGLPPGEFPVPLFDIVANCITIRGSFVGTREDMAEALAFAAEGRVKADIEVQPLSAINTVFERLEHGDVPSRVVLEFEAV, encoded by the coding sequence ATGGCCACCACGATGCACGCCGCCGTCGTCGAACATTTCGGCAAACCTCTGGTATTCCAGGAATGGGCCATCCCCACGCCCGGAGCCGGACAGATTGTTGTCAAAACCGAAGCCTGCGGCGTCTGCCATACGGATCTTCATGCCGCGAACGGGGACTGGCCTCTGAAGCCGACCTTGCCCTTCATCCCCGGCCATGAGGGGATCGGGCGTGTGGTCGCGGTCGGTGCCGGGGTCACCATCGTCAAGGAAGGTGACCGCGTCGGCGTGCCCTGGCTGTATTCCGCGTGCGGGCATTGTGAGCATTGCCTGGCAGCGTGGGAGACGGTGTGTGGTGAAGCGCAGTTCGGCGGCTACACCAAAAACGGCGGCTTCGCGGAATACATCCTCGCCGATCCTAACTACGTCGCCCATATTCCAGCGGGCCTCGCCCCGCGCGAAGCCGCACCCCTCATTTGCGCAGGCATCACAACCTACAAGGGCATCAAGGTCGCCGATGTCCGGCCAGGTGAGTGGATCGCCATCTCTGGCGCTGGCGGATTGGGTCACCTCGCCATTCAGTACGCAAAGGCCATGGGCCTGAACGTCTGCGCGGTGGATATCGATGACGGTAAGCTTGCCCATGCAACGCGCCTGGGCGCCGACCTTGTGGTCAATGCCAGAGCGCCCGACGCCGTCGAAGCCGTACGAAACGGCACCTCTGGCGGGGCGCATGGCGTGCTGATCACAGCGCCTTCGCTCGGTGCCTTCAAGCAGGGCATAGGCATGGCCCGCAAGCGCGGCACCTGCGTGCTCGTCGGCCTGCCACCCGGCGAATTCCCCGTGCCATTGTTCGATATCGTGGCCAACTGCATCACCATCCGCGGCTCCTTCGTCGGCACGCGCGAGGATATGGCGGAGGCGCTCGCCTTCGCCGCCGAAGGTCGCGTCAAAGCGGACATCGAAGTGCAGCCGCTTTCCGCGATCAACACGGTCTTCGAGAGACTGGAGCATGGCGACGTACCGTCGCGCGTCGTGCTGGAATTCGAAGCCGTCTGA